Proteins from a single region of Streptomyces sp. TN58:
- a CDS encoding nickel-dependent hydrogenase large subunit has translation MAPNTKAAGDGSGLVEMAWDPITRIVGSLGIHTKIDFKQKRVAECYSTSSVFRGYSVFMRGKDPRDAHFITSRICGICGDNHATCSVYAQNMAYGVKPPHLGEWIINLGESAEYMFDHNIFQENLVGVDYCEKMVRETNPGVLELAERTEAPHAGDHGYRTIADIMRSLNPIEGEFYREALQVSRYTREMFCLMEGRHVHPSTLYPGGVGTVASVQLFTDYMSRLMRYVEFMKRVVPLHDDLFDFFYEALPGYEEVGRRRVLLGCWGALNDPEHCDFTYANMTDWGRKMFVTPGVVVDGKLVTNDLTQINLGIRILLGSSYYDDWEGKEQFVTHDPLGNPVDPRHPWNQHTIPAPQKRDFGDKYSWVMSPRWFDGKDHLALDTGGGPIARLWSTALSGLVDVGYVQATGHSVVINLPRTMTKPETRFEWKIPKWSNALERNRARTYFQAYAAAIALHCAEKGLAEVRAGRTQTWEKFEVPDESIGVGFTEAVRGVLSHHMVIRDGKIANYHPYPPTPWNASTRDTFGTPGPYEDAVQNTPIFEENTPENFKGIDIMRAVRSFDPCLPCGVHMYVGGGKTVKTMHVPTGLSGLGG, from the coding sequence ATGGCACCGAACACGAAGGCGGCCGGCGACGGCAGCGGCCTGGTGGAGATGGCCTGGGATCCGATCACCAGGATCGTCGGCAGTCTCGGCATCCACACGAAGATCGACTTCAAGCAGAAGCGCGTCGCGGAGTGCTACAGCACCTCGTCGGTCTTCCGCGGCTACAGCGTCTTCATGCGCGGCAAGGACCCCCGCGACGCGCACTTCATCACCAGCCGCATCTGCGGGATCTGCGGCGACAACCACGCCACCTGCTCCGTCTACGCGCAGAACATGGCTTACGGGGTGAAGCCGCCGCATCTCGGCGAGTGGATCATCAACCTGGGCGAGTCCGCGGAGTACATGTTCGACCACAACATCTTCCAGGAGAACCTGGTCGGGGTCGACTACTGCGAGAAGATGGTCCGCGAGACCAACCCCGGCGTCCTGGAACTGGCCGAGCGCACCGAGGCCCCCCACGCCGGCGACCACGGCTACCGCACCATCGCCGACATCATGCGCTCCCTCAACCCCATCGAGGGCGAGTTCTACCGGGAGGCCCTCCAGGTCAGCCGGTACACGCGCGAGATGTTCTGCCTGATGGAGGGGCGCCACGTGCACCCCTCCACCCTCTACCCGGGCGGCGTCGGCACCGTCGCCTCCGTCCAGCTCTTCACGGACTACATGAGCCGCCTCATGCGGTACGTCGAGTTCATGAAGCGCGTCGTCCCGCTCCACGACGACCTCTTCGACTTCTTCTACGAGGCGCTGCCCGGCTACGAGGAGGTCGGCCGCCGCCGGGTCCTGCTCGGCTGCTGGGGCGCCCTCAACGACCCCGAGCACTGCGACTTCACCTACGCCAACATGACCGACTGGGGACGGAAGATGTTCGTCACCCCGGGCGTCGTCGTGGACGGCAAGCTCGTCACCAACGACCTCACGCAGATCAACCTCGGCATCCGCATCCTGCTCGGCAGCTCGTACTACGACGACTGGGAGGGCAAGGAGCAGTTCGTCACGCACGACCCGCTCGGCAACCCCGTCGACCCCCGCCACCCCTGGAACCAGCACACCATCCCGGCGCCGCAGAAGCGCGACTTCGGCGACAAGTACAGCTGGGTGATGTCCCCGCGCTGGTTCGACGGCAAGGACCACCTCGCCCTCGACACCGGCGGCGGACCCATCGCCCGCCTGTGGTCCACGGCCCTGTCCGGCCTCGTCGACGTCGGCTACGTCCAGGCCACCGGGCACAGCGTCGTCATCAACCTGCCCCGCACGATGACCAAGCCCGAGACCCGCTTCGAGTGGAAGATCCCGAAGTGGAGCAACGCGCTGGAGCGCAACCGCGCCCGCACGTACTTCCAGGCGTACGCCGCCGCCATCGCCCTGCACTGCGCCGAGAAGGGCCTCGCCGAGGTCCGCGCGGGCCGCACCCAGACCTGGGAGAAGTTCGAGGTGCCGGACGAGTCCATCGGGGTCGGCTTCACCGAGGCCGTACGGGGCGTCCTGTCGCACCACATGGTCATCCGCGACGGCAAGATCGCCAACTACCACCCCTACCCGCCGACCCCGTGGAACGCCAGCACCCGCGACACCTTCGGCACGCCCGGACCGTACGAGGACGCCGTGCAGAACACCCCCATCTTCGAGGAGAACACCCCGGAGAACTTCAAGGGCATCGACATCATGCGCGCCGTGCGCAGCTTCGACCCGTGTCTGCCCTGCGGCGTCCACATGTACGTCGGCGGCGGCAAGACCGTGAAGACGATGCACGTCCCCACCGGCCTGAGCGGACTGGGCGGATGA
- a CDS encoding DUF5947 family protein → MSGPATRTQGPRGLRRFAGPRPPRPETCELCGVAVPAGHRHLVETEKRTLVCACTACSLLFDRPGTRTGRYRAVPDRYLADPEHRLDDGVWERLQIPVGVAFFFRNAALDRLVALYPSPAGATESELDPQTWQQVLDGGPLAAQLEPDTEALLVHRWEGRSGCYLVPIDACYELVGRMRTLWQGFDGGAEARAALGAFFDDVERRAKPVTPAGDRS, encoded by the coding sequence GTGAGCGGGCCCGCCACCCGTACGCAGGGCCCGCGCGGGCTGCGCCGGTTCGCCGGCCCGCGCCCGCCCCGGCCCGAGACCTGCGAGCTGTGCGGGGTGGCGGTGCCGGCCGGGCACCGCCACCTCGTGGAGACCGAGAAGCGCACCCTGGTCTGCGCCTGCACCGCCTGCTCCCTGCTCTTCGACCGCCCCGGCACCCGGACCGGCCGCTACCGGGCGGTCCCCGACCGCTACCTGGCCGACCCGGAGCACCGGCTCGACGACGGGGTGTGGGAACGGCTCCAGATTCCCGTCGGCGTCGCCTTCTTCTTCCGCAACGCCGCCCTCGACCGGCTCGTCGCGCTCTACCCCAGCCCCGCCGGGGCCACCGAGAGTGAACTCGACCCGCAGACCTGGCAGCAGGTCCTCGACGGCGGGCCGCTGGCCGCCCAGCTCGAACCCGACACCGAAGCACTGCTCGTACACCGCTGGGAAGGCCGCTCCGGCTGCTACCTGGTGCCGATCGACGCCTGCTACGAACTGGTGGGCCGGATGCGGACGCTGTGGCAGGGCTTCGACGGCGGGGCCGAGGCACGGGCCGCTCTCGGCGCCTTCTTCGACGACGTCGAGCGGCGGGCCAAGCCCGTGACGCCCGCGGGGGACCGGTCATGA
- a CDS encoding DUF6084 family protein produces MTGFAFTCTGVRADPYAAGPTLVFRLRITADPDTRVHAMALRCQIRIEPARRGYGPAEAEGLADLFGERSRWGSTLQPVQFAHASVMVPGFTGETETDLVVPCTYDMDIGATRYFEALQEGEVPLLMLFSGTAFTGEAGFRVEPVPWDREAPYRMPVTVWREMVEQHFPGCGWLRLPRDTMAELLAYRSRHALASWEATVRALLDASDPAQPPPPGAFRLHALRPRPTERTAP; encoded by the coding sequence ATGACGGGCTTCGCCTTCACCTGCACCGGCGTACGGGCCGACCCCTACGCCGCCGGCCCCACCCTCGTCTTCCGGCTGCGCATCACCGCCGACCCGGACACCCGCGTGCACGCCATGGCCCTGCGCTGCCAGATCCGCATCGAACCGGCCCGCCGCGGCTACGGCCCCGCCGAGGCGGAGGGCCTGGCCGACCTGTTCGGCGAACGCTCCCGGTGGGGCAGCACGCTCCAGCCCGTGCAGTTCGCCCACGCGTCGGTCATGGTGCCCGGCTTCACCGGGGAGACCGAGACGGACCTGGTCGTGCCCTGCACCTACGACATGGACATCGGCGCCACCCGCTACTTCGAGGCCCTCCAGGAGGGCGAGGTACCGCTGCTGATGCTGTTCTCCGGCACCGCCTTCACCGGCGAGGCCGGCTTCCGGGTCGAGCCGGTCCCCTGGGACCGCGAAGCCCCGTACCGGATGCCCGTGACGGTCTGGCGCGAGATGGTCGAGCAGCACTTCCCCGGCTGCGGCTGGCTGCGGCTGCCCCGCGACACCATGGCCGAACTCCTCGCCTACCGCTCCCGCCACGCCCTCGCCTCCTGGGAGGCGACCGTACGCGCCCTGCTGGACGCGTCCGACCCGGCGCAGCCGCCCCCGCCCGGCGCCTTCCGGCTGCACGCGCTGCGTCCCCGCCCCACCGAGAGGACGGCCCCGTGA
- a CDS encoding hydrogenase maturation protease encodes MNPRVLVAGIGNVFLGDDGFGVETVRALSAHPLPDGVEVVDFGVRGVHLAYQLLDGYDTLVLVDATARGGAPGTLYLIEVEADAPAGAGGTASGAAAGPQAAGPPTAGPGEGPVLDGHHMSPDTVLALLGALCAGTGATPPRRTLVLGCEPACVEEGIGLSAPVAAAVPEAVRMALDLLDGPVPDEAGAPRRELRRTP; translated from the coding sequence GTGAACCCCAGGGTCCTGGTCGCCGGGATCGGCAACGTCTTCCTCGGCGACGACGGCTTCGGCGTCGAGACCGTACGTGCCCTGTCCGCGCACCCGCTGCCCGACGGGGTGGAGGTGGTGGACTTCGGCGTCCGCGGCGTCCACCTCGCCTACCAGCTCCTCGACGGCTACGACACGCTCGTGCTGGTCGACGCCACCGCCCGCGGCGGTGCCCCGGGCACCCTCTACCTCATCGAGGTCGAGGCGGACGCGCCTGCGGGCGCGGGCGGTACGGCCTCGGGCGCGGCCGCCGGCCCGCAGGCCGCCGGCCCACCGACCGCCGGACCCGGGGAAGGGCCCGTCCTCGACGGCCACCACATGTCGCCCGACACCGTCCTGGCGCTCCTGGGCGCCCTGTGCGCCGGCACCGGGGCCACCCCGCCACGGCGCACGCTGGTCCTCGGCTGCGAACCGGCCTGCGTCGAGGAGGGCATCGGACTGAGCGCCCCCGTCGCCGCCGCCGTACCCGAAGCCGTCCGCATGGCGCTGGACCTGCTCGACGGTCCGGTCCCCGACGAAGCCGGCGCACCCCGCCGCGAACTGAGGAGAACCCCATGA
- a CDS encoding DUF6893 family small protein — translation MKKAVISGAAVAALAAVVLQVFPDIRRYLRMRRM, via the coding sequence ATGAAGAAGGCCGTCATCAGCGGGGCCGCCGTAGCCGCCCTCGCCGCCGTCGTGCTGCAGGTCTTCCCCGACATCAGGCGCTACCTGCGCATGCGCCGGATGTGA
- a CDS encoding hydrogenase maturation nickel metallochaperone HypA: MHEMSIAMAVVGQVEEAARAAGAHAVTSVRLRVGELAGVVPDALAFCFELACAGTVLDGAELVTEPVAARARCAACPGTWAVGMPPELCCPRCGRAADVELLSGRELEILSVRWEDGPAGARTRAPIPEEA; encoded by the coding sequence ATGCACGAGATGTCGATCGCCATGGCCGTCGTCGGCCAGGTGGAAGAAGCCGCCAGGGCGGCCGGCGCGCACGCCGTCACGTCCGTACGGCTCCGCGTGGGCGAGCTTGCGGGCGTGGTCCCCGACGCGCTGGCCTTCTGCTTCGAACTGGCCTGCGCCGGCACCGTTCTCGACGGCGCGGAACTCGTCACCGAGCCCGTGGCGGCCCGCGCCCGCTGCGCGGCCTGCCCCGGCACCTGGGCCGTCGGGATGCCCCCCGAGCTGTGCTGCCCCCGCTGCGGCCGGGCCGCGGACGTGGAGCTGCTGTCGGGACGCGAACTGGAGATCCTCAGCGTCCGCTGGGAGGACGGCCCCGCCGGCGCCCGTACCCGCGCACCGATTCCCGAGGAGGCCTGA
- the hypB gene encoding hydrogenase nickel incorporation protein HypB, giving the protein MCRVVDLRQAVLAKNEGAAQALRDELTARGTTVVNLLSSPGSGKTALLERELLLARERGVAVAALTADLATENDALRLARSGVPVKQVLTDGLCHLEAAMLGRHLDGWLPEDTRLLFVENVGNLVCPASYDLGESLRVVLASVTEGEDKPLKYPTAFGLAQLVVVTKTDIARAVEFDEAAFRANVERVNPGVEILMTSARRGEGLGLLLDRALAAGTGTGTAHTPVMARQQRQTGHSPDPDPGHGHGHGHGHGHGHGHGHGHGHGHGDDHAHDHGHDHGHGPDHRHLHDHDHGHDHGRDRRPPHSQPAAQTR; this is encoded by the coding sequence ATGTGCCGAGTGGTCGATCTGCGGCAGGCGGTACTAGCCAAGAACGAGGGCGCCGCACAGGCCCTGCGCGACGAGCTCACCGCCCGTGGCACGACGGTGGTCAACCTGCTCTCCAGCCCCGGCAGCGGGAAGACCGCGCTGCTGGAACGCGAACTGCTCCTCGCACGGGAGCGGGGGGTGGCGGTCGCCGCGCTCACGGCCGACCTGGCCACCGAGAACGACGCACTGCGGCTGGCCCGCTCGGGCGTGCCCGTCAAGCAGGTCCTCACGGACGGGCTGTGCCACCTGGAGGCCGCCATGCTCGGCCGGCACCTGGACGGCTGGCTGCCCGAGGACACCCGGCTGCTCTTCGTGGAGAACGTCGGAAACCTGGTCTGCCCGGCGAGCTACGACCTGGGGGAGTCGCTGCGGGTGGTGCTCGCCTCGGTGACCGAGGGCGAGGACAAGCCGCTGAAGTACCCGACCGCCTTCGGGCTGGCGCAGCTGGTGGTCGTCACCAAGACCGACATCGCGCGGGCCGTGGAATTCGACGAGGCCGCCTTCCGCGCCAACGTGGAACGGGTCAATCCCGGCGTGGAGATCCTCATGACCTCGGCCCGCAGGGGTGAGGGCCTGGGCCTCCTGCTGGACCGGGCGCTGGCGGCGGGAACGGGCACCGGGACGGCGCACACGCCGGTGATGGCCCGCCAACAGCGGCAGACCGGCCACAGCCCCGACCCCGACCCCGGCCACGGCCACGGCCACGGCCACGGCCACGGCCACGGCCACGGCCACGGCCACGGCCACGGCCACGGCCACGGCGATGACCACGCGCACGACCACGGCCACGACCACGGGCACGGCCCCGACCACCGCCACCTGCACGACCACGACCACGGCCACGATCACGGCCGCGACCGCCGGCCCCCGCACTCCCAGCCCGCCGCGCAGACCCGCTGA
- the hypF gene encoding carbamoyltransferase HypF, which produces MEPPQRRRVTVRGVVQGVGFRPYVYTRATGLGLTGHVTNTPEGVVAEVEGAPAAVSRFCEHLAADAPPLAVVDAVDHHEVPVAGGAGFTIIASRSGGPTRTLVSPDVATCADCLAELADPADRRHRHPFITCTHCGPRFTIVTGLPYDRAHTTMAHFPMCPDCAREYADPTDRRFHAQPVACPACGPRLTLLTGRPPHETPAAGADPIAAARRLLAAGAVLAVKGLGGYHLACDATHPGAVAQLRRRKARGDKPFALMARGIADAERIAHIGPEERVLLQGGVRPIVLLRRRGPADPGGAPGAVPADGVAPRCPDLGVMLPYTPVHHLLLGLPGDPPGPRLLVMTSGNLAGEPIVTDDDEALERLAGLADAWLTHDRPIHVPCDDSVVRVCDGETLTVRRARGYAPLPTDLPVPVPAILAAGGDLKNTFCLGEGRRAWLSAHIGDMDDLATQYALERAERQLESITGVSPGLLAADRHPGYRSAQWARRAAGTRPLVRVQHHHAHIASAMAEHGLDGAQPVIGVAFDGTGYGDDGAVWGGEVLLADYAGYTRFAHLGYVPLPGGDAAVHRPYRMALAHLRAAGLARTPDLPCTAACPADELRVLERQLERDLNCVPTSSMGRLFDAVSSLAGVCHHAGYEAQAAIELEAAALGAHGTAPGYAFGLRVPPCPDTGGPVVADPAPLLTAVVADVRAGTDPGLIAAGFHAGVAALVADLCALARERHGLDTVALTGGVFANTLLSSACARLLRASGFTVLRHGRIPPNDGGLSLGQLLVAAAAAPEHHPQQGEAHVPGGTRQSA; this is translated from the coding sequence ATGGAGCCGCCGCAGCGCCGCAGGGTCACCGTCCGCGGCGTGGTGCAGGGCGTCGGCTTCCGCCCCTACGTCTACACCCGCGCGACCGGACTCGGCCTCACCGGGCACGTCACCAACACCCCCGAGGGCGTCGTCGCCGAGGTCGAGGGCGCCCCGGCCGCCGTCTCGCGCTTCTGCGAGCACCTCGCGGCGGACGCGCCGCCGCTGGCCGTCGTGGACGCCGTCGACCACCACGAGGTCCCCGTCGCGGGCGGCGCCGGATTCACGATCATCGCCTCGCGGAGCGGCGGCCCCACCCGGACGCTCGTCTCCCCGGACGTGGCCACCTGCGCCGACTGCCTCGCCGAACTCGCCGACCCCGCCGACCGGCGCCACCGGCACCCCTTCATCACCTGCACCCACTGCGGGCCGCGGTTCACCATCGTCACCGGGCTGCCCTACGACCGGGCGCACACCACCATGGCCCACTTCCCCATGTGCCCCGACTGCGCCCGCGAGTACGCCGATCCCACCGACCGCCGCTTCCACGCCCAGCCGGTCGCCTGCCCCGCCTGCGGCCCCCGGCTGACCCTGCTCACCGGCCGCCCACCCCACGAAACCCCGGCCGCCGGCGCCGACCCGATCGCCGCGGCCCGCCGCCTCCTCGCGGCCGGGGCGGTCCTCGCCGTCAAGGGCCTCGGCGGCTACCACCTGGCCTGCGACGCCACCCACCCCGGCGCCGTGGCCCAGCTGCGCCGCCGCAAGGCCCGCGGCGACAAGCCCTTCGCCCTGATGGCCCGCGGTATCGCCGACGCCGAGCGGATCGCGCACATCGGCCCCGAGGAGCGCGTCCTGCTGCAAGGCGGCGTACGCCCCATCGTGCTGTTGCGCCGCCGCGGCCCCGCGGATCCCGGGGGAGCACCCGGCGCCGTACCCGCCGACGGCGTGGCCCCGCGCTGTCCCGACCTCGGCGTGATGCTCCCGTACACCCCGGTCCACCACCTGCTCCTCGGCCTGCCCGGTGACCCCCCGGGTCCCCGGCTGCTCGTCATGACCAGCGGGAACCTCGCGGGAGAGCCCATCGTCACCGACGACGACGAGGCCCTGGAACGGCTCGCCGGCCTCGCCGACGCCTGGCTCACCCACGACCGCCCCATCCACGTGCCGTGCGACGACTCCGTCGTACGGGTCTGCGACGGCGAGACGCTGACCGTACGCCGGGCCCGCGGCTACGCCCCGCTGCCGACGGACCTGCCGGTGCCGGTCCCCGCGATCCTCGCCGCGGGCGGCGACCTGAAGAACACCTTCTGCCTCGGCGAGGGCCGACGGGCCTGGCTGTCCGCCCACATCGGCGACATGGACGACCTGGCCACCCAGTACGCCCTCGAACGCGCCGAGCGCCAGCTGGAGTCCATCACCGGTGTCAGCCCCGGCCTGCTCGCGGCGGACCGGCACCCGGGCTACCGCTCCGCCCAGTGGGCGCGGCGCGCCGCCGGGACCCGGCCGCTCGTCCGCGTGCAGCACCACCACGCGCACATCGCCTCGGCCATGGCCGAACACGGCCTGGACGGCGCACAGCCGGTGATCGGTGTCGCCTTCGACGGCACCGGCTACGGCGACGACGGCGCGGTGTGGGGCGGCGAAGTCCTCCTCGCCGACTACGCCGGCTACACGCGGTTCGCCCACCTCGGCTACGTGCCGCTGCCCGGCGGTGACGCCGCCGTGCACCGCCCCTACCGGATGGCCCTGGCCCATCTGCGGGCGGCCGGCCTGGCCCGGACCCCCGACCTGCCCTGCACAGCCGCCTGCCCGGCCGACGAACTGCGCGTGTTGGAACGCCAGTTGGAGCGTGACCTGAACTGCGTCCCGACCTCCAGCATGGGGCGGCTCTTCGACGCCGTGTCCTCACTGGCGGGCGTCTGCCACCACGCCGGCTACGAGGCCCAGGCCGCGATCGAACTGGAGGCGGCGGCCCTCGGCGCGCACGGCACCGCCCCCGGCTACGCCTTCGGGCTGCGCGTCCCGCCCTGCCCCGATACCGGCGGCCCGGTCGTCGCCGACCCGGCGCCGCTGCTCACGGCCGTCGTGGCCGACGTACGCGCGGGCACCGACCCGGGACTGATCGCCGCCGGCTTCCACGCCGGCGTCGCCGCCCTCGTCGCCGACCTCTGCGCCCTCGCGCGTGAGCGGCACGGCCTGGACACCGTCGCCCTGACCGGCGGCGTCTTCGCCAACACCCTGCTGTCCTCGGCATGTGCCCGCCTCCTGCGGGCATCCGGCTTCACCGTCCTGCGGCACGGCCGGATCCCCCCGAACGACGGCGGACTGTCCCTCGGCCAGCTCCTGGTGGCGGCGGCCGCCGCCCCGGAGCACCACCCACAGCAAGGAGAAGCGCATGTGCCTGGCGGTACCCGGCAGAGTGCTTGA